The following proteins come from a genomic window of Eulemur rufifrons isolate Redbay chromosome 24, OSU_ERuf_1, whole genome shotgun sequence:
- the SIX5 gene encoding homeobox protein SIX5, whose translation MATLPAEPSAGPAVGGEAVAAAATEEEEEEARQLLQTLQAAEGEAAAAAGAGAGEAAAGAEDPRSPGVPESSPEATAEPPTGLRFSPEQVACVCEALLQAGHAGRLSRFLGALPPAERLRGSDPVLRARALVAFQRGEYAELYRLLESRPFPAAHHAFLQDLYLRARYHEAERARGRALGAVDKYRLRKKFPLPKTIWDGEETVYCFKERSRAALKACYRGNRYPTPDEKRRLATLTGLSLTQVSNWFKNRRQRDRTGAGGGAPCKSESDGNPTTEDESSRSPEDLERGVAPVSVEATAQGSIFLAGATPPSPCPTSSSILVNGSFLAASSSPAVLLNGSPVIINSLALGEASSLGPLLLTGGGAAPPAQPSPQGASEAKTSLVLDPQTGEVRLEEAQPEAPETKGAQVIASGPAGEEVPGTLPQVVPGPPPAATFPLTPGPVPAVAAPQVVPISPPPGYPTGLGPTSPLLNLPQVVPTSQVVTLPQAVGPLQLLAAGPGSPVKVAAAAGPANVHLINSGVGVTALQLPSATAPGNFLLANPVSGSPIVTGVAVQQGKIILTATFPTSMLVSQVLPPAPSLALPLKPETAISVPEGALPVAPSPVLPEAHALGTISVQQPPPTPAATSGASLPFSPDSPGLLPSFPAPPPEGLMLSPAAVPIWPAGLELSTGTEGLLEAEKGLETQAPHTVLRLQDPDPEGLLLGATAGGEVDEGLEAEAKVLTQLQSVPVEEPLEL comes from the exons ATGGCTACCTTGCCTGCGGAGCCGAGCGCGGGGCCGGCGGTCGGGGGGGAGGCGGTTGCGGCGGCGGCGAccgaagaggaggaggaggaagcgcGCCAGCTCCTGCAGACTTTGCAGGCGGCCGAGGgtgaggcggcggcggcggccggggccggggcgggcgaAGCGGCGGCGGGAGCAGAGGACCCGAGGTCCCCGGGCGTCCCCGAGTCGTCCCCCGAGGCTACTGCCGAGCCGCCCACCGGCCTCCGCTTCTCGCCCGAGCAGGTGGCGTGCGTTTGCGAGGCGCTGCTACAGGCGGGCCACGCCGGCCGCTTGAGCCGCTTCCTGGGCGCACTGCCCCCAGCCGAGCGCCTACGTGGCAGCGACCCGGTGCTGCGCGCGCGGGCCCTGGTGGCCTTCCAGCGGGGCGAGTACGCTGAGCTCTACCGGCTACTCGAGAGCCGCCCCTTCCCCGCCGCCCACCACGCCTTCCTGCAGGACCTCTACCTGCGCGCGCGCTACCACGAGGCCGAGCGGGCCCGTGGCCGTGCGCTGGGCGCAGTGGACAAGTACCGCCTCCGCAAGAAGTTCCCGCTGCCCAAGACCATCTGGGACGGCGAGGAGACAGTCTACTGCTTCAAGGAGCGCTCCCGCGCCGCGCTCAAGGCCTGCTACCGCGGCAACCGCTACCCCACGCCGGACGAGAAGCGCCGCCTGGCCACGCTCACCGGCCTCTCGCTCACGCAGGTCAGCAACTGGTTCAAGAACCGGCGACAGCGCGACCGGACCGGGGCCGGCGGCGGCGCGCCCTGCAAGAG CGAGTCTGATGGGAATCCCACTACTGAGGATGAGTCCAGCCGAAGTCCTGAGGACCTGGAGAGGGGGGTGGCCCCAGTGTCAGTGGAGGCCACTGCCCAGGGCTCCATATTCTTGGCGGGAGCCACCCCTCCTTCACCgtgccccacctcctcctccatcctGGTGAATGGGAGCTTCCTGGCCGCCAGCAGCTCTCCAGCGGTGCTCCTCAATGGCAGCCCTGTCATCATCAACAGCCTGGCCCTGGGCGAGGCCTCCAGCCTGGGCCCCTTGCTACTCACAGGGGGCGGTGCTGCCCCTCCTGCACAGCCTAGTCCCCAGGGGGCCAGTGAGGCCAAGACCTCCCTGGTCCTGGACCCTCAGACTGGGGAGGTTCGGCTGGAGGAGGCTCAGCCTGAGGCCCCTGAGACCAAGGGGGCCCAGGTCATTGCTTCAGGGCCAGCCGGAGAGGAGGTCCCAGGAACCCTCCCCCAAGTAGTGCCTGGCCCCCCGCCAGCTGCCACCTTTCCTCTGACCCCAGGACCAGTGCCTGCTGTGGCTGCTCCACAAGTGGTGCCAATTTCCCCACCCCCTGGGTACCCAACgggcctgggccccacctccccactgcTGAACTTGCCCCAGGTCGTGCCCACCTCGCAGGTGGTGACCCTGCCCCAGGCTGTGGGGCCACTGCAGCTGTTGGCAGCCGGGCCAGGCAGCCCTGTGAAGGTGGCAGCTGCAGCAGGCCCTGCCAACGTGCACCTGATAAACTCTGGGGTGGGCGTGACAGCCCTGCAGCTGCCTTCGGCCACTGCTCCAG GAAACTTCCTCCTGGCCAACCCTGTGTCTGGCAGCCCAATCGTGACGGGCGTGGCTGTGCAGCAGGGCAAGATCATCCTCACGGCCACCTTCCCTACCAGCATGCTGGTCTCCCAggtcctgcctccagcccccagcctggccctgcccctgaaGCCAGAGACGGCCATCTCAGTGCCTGAAGGAGCCCTCCCGGTGGCCCCCAGCCCCGTTCTCCCGGAGGCGCACGCCCTGGGCACGATTTCTGTGCAGCAGCCAccacccacccctgctgccaCCTCTGGTGCCAGCCTGCCCTTCTCCCCAGACTCCCCTGGCCTCCTGCCCAGCTTCCCAGCACCCCCACCAGAGGGGCTGATGCTGTCACCTGCGGCTGTACCCATCTGGCCAGCAGGGCTGGAACTGAGCACAGGAACAGAGGGGCTGTTAGAAGCCGAAAAGGGGCTGGAGACACAGGCCCCTCACACCGTGCTGAGGCTGCAGGACCCTGACCCTGAGGGGCTGCTCCTGGGGGCCACAGCAGGGGGTGAGGTTGATGAGGGGCTGGAAGCTGAGGCCAAGGTCCTGACCCAGCTACAGTCGGTGCCTGTGGAAGAACCCTTGGAACTGTGA